The following are encoded together in the Synechococcales cyanobacterium CNB genome:
- a CDS encoding aminotransferase class V-fold PLP-dependent enzyme, protein MTPSAPRRSGSLPVPSAHAKHWMLDPDVVFLNHGSYGACPVPVLETQRRYRDMMEREPVRFFMLQQEGLMDLAREAVASLVNCDMEGIGFAPNVTQAVASVIELSGLGEGDEALANDHEYSACLSTFQRYARRTGARLVKATVPFPTAGEDEVFDAIMSRVTDRTRLALISHITSPTAMVFPVARLTAALKARGVEVLIDGAHAPGQVPVDVAAIAPTYYTANLHKWPSCPKGTAFLWVAPVRREGFEPLALSSRAHLNRPDRDRFRCLFDYVGTDDYTGFAAVPDSMRFMASLEGSWDALMARNHALALAGRRVLCESLGTEPAVPEHMLGAMATVVVPGVGLPSGGTAPGRYEDPLQERLVERHGIQVPVWSLPSAGLRLLRISAQAYNSIEQYEYLADALRQEVVLERRA, encoded by the coding sequence ATGACTCCATCCGCCCCGCGCCGTTCTGGTTCGCTGCCCGTACCCTCCGCGCACGCGAAGCACTGGATGCTCGATCCCGACGTCGTCTTCCTGAACCACGGCTCATACGGCGCGTGCCCGGTCCCCGTGCTCGAGACTCAGCGCCGCTACCGCGACATGATGGAGCGCGAGCCGGTGCGGTTCTTCATGCTCCAGCAAGAGGGGCTGATGGACCTGGCACGCGAGGCCGTGGCGTCGCTCGTCAACTGCGACATGGAAGGGATCGGCTTCGCGCCGAACGTCACGCAGGCCGTCGCTTCGGTGATCGAACTTTCGGGGCTTGGCGAGGGCGACGAGGCGCTCGCCAACGACCACGAGTACTCCGCGTGCCTGAGCACGTTCCAGCGCTACGCACGGCGAACGGGTGCGCGGCTCGTGAAGGCGACCGTCCCGTTCCCGACCGCGGGCGAGGACGAGGTCTTCGACGCCATCATGTCGCGCGTGACGGACCGCACCCGTCTCGCGCTCATCAGCCACATCACCAGCCCGACGGCGATGGTCTTTCCCGTTGCCCGGCTGACGGCCGCGCTGAAGGCCCGCGGCGTTGAGGTGCTTATCGACGGGGCGCATGCGCCCGGTCAGGTGCCGGTTGATGTTGCCGCGATCGCCCCGACGTACTACACCGCGAATCTCCACAAGTGGCCCTCGTGCCCGAAGGGGACGGCCTTTCTGTGGGTCGCGCCGGTGCGGCGCGAGGGTTTCGAGCCGCTCGCCCTTTCGTCGCGCGCGCACCTGAATCGTCCCGACCGTGACCGCTTCCGGTGCCTCTTCGACTACGTCGGCACGGACGACTACACCGGCTTCGCGGCTGTCCCCGACTCCATGCGCTTCATGGCCTCGCTCGAAGGGAGTTGGGACGCGCTGATGGCCCGCAACCACGCCCTCGCGCTGGCGGGTCGGCGTGTGCTGTGCGAGTCGCTCGGCACGGAACCGGCCGTGCCCGAGCACATGCTCGGCGCCATGGCGACCGTTGTCGTTCCGGGCGTCGGCCTGCCCTCGGGCGGCACAGCGCCGGGCCGCTACGAAGACCCGCTGCAGGAGCGGCTGGTCGAGCGGCACGGCATCCAGGTTCCGGTCTGGAGCCTGCCATCGGCCGGGCTTCGCCTGCTGCGCATCAGTGCGCAGGCGTACAACTCGATCGAGCAGTACGAATACCTCGCCGACGCACTGAGGCAGGAAGTCGTGCTGGAGCGGAGGGCTTGA